A genomic segment from Rubrobacter tropicus encodes:
- a CDS encoding NUDIX hydrolase produces MEKEYRTSEYDFCPRCGGRLETRALKEGDPERLVCGNCGFVFYLGPKLVAGAVFELDGEIVLVQRDIEPGYGKWTFPGGFVERGERAEAAAEREVLEECGVEVRARGIIGLYSYEGQIPAIAVFRADVVGGEPVPLDETMDVKGFPRDGLPWSKMAFPSTEQALKDYLRLA; encoded by the coding sequence TTGGAAAAAGAGTACCGGACTTCTGAATACGACTTCTGCCCCCGTTGCGGCGGCCGGTTGGAGACCCGCGCTCTCAAAGAAGGAGATCCTGAGCGGCTGGTGTGCGGGAACTGCGGGTTCGTCTTCTACCTGGGGCCGAAGCTTGTGGCCGGCGCCGTCTTCGAGCTGGACGGAGAGATAGTGCTGGTGCAGCGGGACATCGAGCCCGGGTACGGGAAGTGGACGTTTCCGGGCGGGTTCGTGGAAAGGGGGGAGAGGGCCGAGGCCGCCGCGGAGCGCGAGGTGTTGGAGGAGTGCGGGGTGGAGGTCCGGGCGAGGGGGATCATTGGTCTCTACTCTTATGAAGGCCAGATCCCGGCCATCGCCGTCTTCCGCGCCGACGTGGTCGGTGGCGAGCCCGTTCCCCTCGACGAGACGATGGACGTGAAGGGCTTTCCGCGCGACGGGCTACCGTGGAGCAAGATGGCCTTCCCGAGCACGGAGCAGGCGCTGAAGGACTACTTACGCCTGGCCTAA
- a CDS encoding GNAT family N-acetyltransferase — translation MAVGLRGHRAEGLSRWFSHDESERLWQDVVTAGDGCVFVAEDEGGVFGFASGTTREKRWRDLREYEGELQTVYVLPSHQGTGTGRRLSLAPWSLHFADNGVNSMLLWVVHG, via the coding sequence CTGGCGGTCGGCCTACGAGGGCATCGTGCCGAAGGACTATCTCGATGGTTCTCCCACGACGAGTCCGAGCGGCTCTGGCAAGACGTCGTCACGGCCGGAGACGGCTGCGTCTTCGTCGCCGAGGACGAAGGCGGCGTCTTCGGGTTCGCCTCCGGTACTACCCGCGAGAAACGCTGGCGGGACCTGAGGGAATACGAGGGCGAACTCCAGACCGTCTACGTCCTCCCGTCCCACCAGGGCACCGGCACGGGAAGACGGCTCTCGTTGGCGCCGTGGTCCTTACACTTTGCGGACAACGGCGTAAACTCCATGCTCCTGTGGGTAGTTCACGGATAA